The following proteins come from a genomic window of Thiothrix unzii:
- a CDS encoding thioredoxin fold domain-containing protein, whose protein sequence is MKTLLIALSLMLFGAAHAASPPAHPTQLEAGLNNPGYQEKPAWFKESFLDLRDDLSEAKAANKRVILYFYQDGCPYCTKLLQDNFGKADIADKTRKHFEVIAINMWGDRDVTDLDGKSVTEKTFAAAQQVQYTPTLLFLDESGKVVLRVNGYYAPDKFNLALDFVAGKHDQAGSFRDYFAKLKADGKINPSSKEYTLPRSLPQPLRLQEARKGTGRPLMVVFAKADECDTCAELFDDIFKRENVVYSLGGLDVAQANPDADTAIQTPDGKDIKLNEWAKSLGIKYSPSVVFFDTDGKEVFRTEAYLKAFHIHGALDYVATGAYRAQPEFQRYLQHRREVLEAHGFTVDLMK, encoded by the coding sequence ATGAAAACCCTGTTAATCGCGCTCAGCCTAATGCTGTTTGGCGCAGCACACGCGGCATCACCGCCCGCACACCCCACCCAACTGGAAGCCGGACTCAATAACCCCGGTTATCAAGAAAAACCAGCGTGGTTTAAAGAATCGTTTCTCGATTTACGCGACGACCTCAGCGAAGCCAAGGCTGCTAACAAGCGTGTCATTTTGTATTTTTACCAAGACGGCTGCCCGTATTGCACCAAACTGCTGCAAGACAATTTTGGTAAAGCCGACATCGCTGATAAAACCCGTAAGCATTTTGAAGTGATAGCCATTAATATGTGGGGGGATCGCGACGTAACCGATCTCGATGGCAAATCCGTCACTGAAAAAACTTTTGCTGCCGCCCAGCAAGTGCAATACACCCCAACACTGCTGTTTTTGGATGAGTCCGGCAAAGTGGTATTGCGCGTCAATGGCTATTACGCCCCCGATAAATTCAACCTCGCGCTGGATTTTGTCGCGGGTAAACACGATCAGGCAGGCAGCTTCCGCGACTATTTCGCCAAACTCAAAGCAGATGGCAAAATTAACCCGTCCAGCAAAGAATACACCCTACCCCGCAGTTTACCGCAGCCCTTACGTTTACAAGAGGCGCGTAAAGGCACAGGCCGCCCCTTGATGGTGGTATTTGCTAAGGCAGATGAATGTGACACTTGCGCGGAATTGTTCGACGATATTTTCAAGCGTGAAAATGTGGTGTATTCACTCGGCGGACTCGACGTAGCGCAAGCCAACCCGGATGCGGACACCGCGATTCAAACCCCGGATGGCAAAGACATCAAACTCAACGAATGGGCAAAATCGCTGGGGATAAAATACAGCCCCAGCGTGGTGTTTTTCGATACTGATGGCAAAGAAGTGTTTCGCACCGAAGCGTATTTAAAAGCCTTTCACATCCACGGGGCGTTGGATTATGTCGCAACAGGTGCGTATCGCGCCCAACCGGAATTCCAACGTTACTTGCAACACCGTCGCGAAGTGCTGGAAGCCCACGGCTTTACCGTGGACTT
- a CDS encoding EF-hand domain-containing protein, protein MNAKSSLKLALGTTFAAGIAFGATQALAENPFSADKLSSGYMQLAENKAGGEMKCGAGMCGANMKKDAEGKCGGAKGDECPADTDKDGKVTKDEFMTHHEKMFTEADADKDGSLSADERKALHAKMAEGKCGGKQGSCGAKTQAAPAAAAPATPAAPAADKPAESAK, encoded by the coding sequence ATGAATGCAAAATCATCACTGAAATTAGCTTTAGGCACGACTTTCGCAGCAGGTATCGCATTCGGTGCGACCCAAGCTTTAGCAGAAAATCCGTTCTCCGCCGACAAACTCAGCAGCGGTTACATGCAATTGGCTGAGAATAAAGCAGGCGGCGAAATGAAATGCGGTGCTGGCATGTGCGGCGCGAACATGAAAAAAGACGCGGAAGGTAAATGCGGCGGTGCGAAAGGTGACGAATGCCCAGCCGATACTGACAAAGACGGCAAAGTCACTAAAGACGAATTCATGACTCACCACGAAAAAATGTTCACAGAAGCCGATGCTGACAAAGACGGCTCTTTGAGTGCTGATGAGCGCAAGGCATTGCACGCTAAGATGGCTGAAGGCAAATGCGGCGGCAAGCAAGGCTCTTGCGGCGCGAAAACGCAAGCAGCACCAGCAGCGGCTGCGCCAGCTACTCCGGCTGCACCTGCGGCTGACAAACCGGCTGAAAGCGCGAAATAA